One Rhododendron vialii isolate Sample 1 chromosome 2a, ASM3025357v1 genomic region harbors:
- the LOC131317754 gene encoding uncharacterized protein LOC131317754 isoform X3: protein MGKYRPSVLEECYEFLFLVSDAHKDGVSRLIECGGLTVLASQMSNIPDGSQSVEFSLRLVQLLITTLSLDTISNEYPSELSMMVAAISKQFAVLHDALKFEALHLLSAIMSSKHSAPLHEALRSMNHDIWSTFIRVGVVAILQNRVAPAEKIQALILVESVISIVGEGWLIGQMNLASSELPVPADRCMLLVLESSRVEVAVLLDELAYLKYEASKNSSSNSESGLLKQRNLAVVFSLVERIIKLISNIGGDEGSGISESTIMKVISGLNETIGVVLEYLQDAKDHGQTKGDDLLASVRIVGSYLAETPLACEEKVRELLGFMLSIKGEDESSPFYAVCFLLPMLCQTTMEDYGCKVLVSSGAYKAVVECLIKLVGPDGSLIHDNGSIFLACDTVVNLLLKRDQIQVPLDEACFVHLLGALAYWTGDTDDLSAIMMASTICALIFDSTSEEALLQHPSFDERLLNSLSQLIARSLAISGKEILDEAKAEVDLHQIVSSGYSRWADRFPHIREAVER from the exons GCCATCTGTCCTTGAAGAATGCTATGAATTTTTGTTCTTGGTATCGGATGCTCATAAAGATGGAGTTTCAAGATTGATTGAATGTGGGGGCTTGACCGTGCTAGCTTCTCAGATGTCTAATATTCCAGATG GTTCTCAGTCAGTAGAGTTTTCATTGAGGCTTGTTCAGTTGCTGATTACTACCCTGTCCCTGGACACCATTAGCAATGAATATCCGTCAGAGCTGTCAATGATG GTTGCAGCAATTTCAAAGCAATTTGCTGTATTGCACGAtgcattgaaatttgaagcactcCACCTACTATCTGCCATCATGTCCTCAAAACATTCT GCACCATTGCATGAGGCTCTCCGCTCAATGAATCATGACATTTGGTCAACTTTTATACGTGTGGGTGTTGTGGCAATATTGCAGAATCGTGTCG CACCTGCTGAAAAGATTCAGGCTCTTATTTTGGTAGAGTCCGTAATATCGATAGTCGGTGAGGGGTGGCTCATTGGTCAGATGAACTTGGCTAGTTCAGAGCTCCCTGTTCCAGCAGACAG GTGTATGTTGCTCGTGTTGGAGTCATCAAGAGTCGAAGTTGCTGTTCTTCTTGATGAGCTCGCCTACTTGAAGTATGAAGCTTCCAAGAATTCTTCATCCAACTCGGAGTCAGGTCTTTTAAAGCAGCGGAACCTTGCTGTTGTCTTTTCTTTGGTAGAGAGGATAATCAAATTGATTTCAAACATAGGTGGAGATGAAG GTAGTGGTATTAGTGAGAGCACTATCATGAAGGTAATCTCTGGGCTCAATGAAACGATTGGCGTGGTTCTAGAGTACTTACAAGATGCAAAG GATCATGGACAAACAAAAGGAGATGATCTTCTCGCTTCAGTGCGCATTGTGGGGAG CTATCTTGCAGAAACACCTCTTGCTTGCGAAGAAAAGGTTAGGGAACTTTTAGGGTTTATGCTCTCAATCAAAGGCGAAGACGAGTCAAG CCCCTTTTACGCTGTATGTTTTCTGCTTCCAATGCTTTGTCAAACAACAATGGAGGATTATGGATGTAAAGTTCTTGTTTCTTCAGGAGCTTATAAAGCT GTTGTGGAGTGCTTGATTAAATTGGTTGGTCCAGATGGCAGCCTGATTCATGATAATGGTTCTATATTCTTGGCTTGTGATACAGTTGTGAATCTTCTTTTGAAG AGAGATCAAATTCAAGTTCCGTTAGATGAAGcttgttttgttcatcttttagGAGCATTGGCATATTGGACAG GTGATACTGATGACCTTTCGGCAATAATGATGGCTTCAACCATTTGTGCTCTAATATTTGACTCAACTTCCGAGGAGGCTCTTCTGCAACATCCGAGCTTTGACGAAAGACTCCTTAATAGTCTTTCTCAGCTCATTGCGAGAAGTTTGGCTATAAGTGGGAAG